A stretch of DNA from Spirosoma endbachense:
CTTTCTGGGCATCTGATTCTGAAACGTCTTCATCTGGATCCTACTCACCAGTCTGACATAATTCGAATAACTCGTTGAGTAAAGTCGAGTCTTTTTTGACAAATGGCCCTTTATGAAATTAGCACTAAACAGCCCACGTACGGCAGCATGCGATTTTGTTGTAATACGTTTAGTTGCGAGTAAGGCTCGAATCGCATCAAAGTAAGCGTAATAGGCTCTACCACAAGCTCCTCGGAATTTCCCATTCTGATATAAAATAATTGCCTCCTGTAAGCAGTCTTCAGCAATTAACATATAATTCCCAACTGTACTCATAAGGTTTTGCCTTCACGACGAACGTTTTGGTAGAAAAGCAGATCAGAAGACATATACTTTGTCAGTGATACGGGCTTGAACGAAACAAAAACCCCAAATTTGTCCGTTAAATCGCTTGCCCGTTCGCCAAAAAACCAAATTTCGTTACCTGCTTTTACCTCTTTATCATATAGAACAACCATATAATCCACATCAGATTCGGGGCGAAAATCCCCTCTTGCATACGAGCCGAACAAGATCACCCGGTCAAGACGGTCACCATAAAGTTCAGTCAGCGCCTGTCTGACTTCCTGCGATAAGGCTTGCAATTCATCCGGAGTGAGTGCTTTGGGTTTATAGGTTGTTTCCATATAGTTCGTTTAGCGTTTACGCAGCCCGGTAATACAGCGTCGAACAGTTTTCTTTCTGCAGCACCTTACCAGCTATGCTCTGTACATCATCGGCGGTGACGGCCTGAATGTGAGCAGCTTCCTCATTGACAAGATCCGGATTTCCCGAATTGGCTGCGAAGGCAAGATTCATGGCCCGATTCAGCAGTTCAACTTCCGCAAAGGCAAGCGTTGCTTCAGCCTGATTTTTCACTTTGGCCAACTCATCTTCTGGCACGGTCTGCTCAACGAATTCCTGGATAACGGCTTCGACAGCTGCATCAGCTTCTTCGAGAGAAATACCCGCATTCAGCGTTCCCTGAACGACCAGAAGGCCAGGATCGATAGACGAGGTAAGGTAAGCGCCTACGTTGCTGAATAATGGATTGTCGCGCAGTAGTTTCTGATAGAGTCGTGACGATTTACTCCGGCCAAGCATATCACTCAGGAGATCGGTACGGTAGAAATCAAGATCAAAACGACCGGGCATGTGGTAGGCTTTATATAAGCCATTTAAGGGCACTTTTGCCGATGTTTCCAGCTTTCGGGCTTCGGTCTGGATCGGCTCCGACGGCAACTGTCGGATGTACTGCTCGCCCGCTGGAATCGGCTCAAACCACTTCTTGCATAACTGCTTGATCTGCTCAACGGTTACGTTGCCTGCCACCACCAGAATCGCGTTATTGGGCAGATAATATTTAAAGAAAAATGCTTTCACATCGTCCAGTGTGGCATGTTCAATATGACTGATGTCTTTGCCAATAGTTGCCCAGCGGTAGGGATGCTGTTGGTAGGCCAGCGGTCGCAGTTTCAGCCATACATCGCCATAAGGCTGATTCAA
This window harbors:
- a CDS encoding HEPN domain-containing protein, with the protein product MSTVGNYMLIAEDCLQEAIILYQNGKFRGACGRAYYAYFDAIRALLATKRITTKSHAAVRGLFSANFIKGHLSKKTRLYSTSYSNYVRLVSRIQMKTFQNQMPRKPLT
- a CDS encoding nucleotidyltransferase domain-containing protein → METTYKPKALTPDELQALSQEVRQALTELYGDRLDRVILFGSYARGDFRPESDVDYMVVLYDKEVKAGNEIWFFGERASDLTDKFGVFVSFKPVSLTKYMSSDLLFYQNVRREGKTL
- a CDS encoding M16 family metallopeptidase → MIYYEQFVLDNGLRVFVHEDESTPIAAVNILYNVGSRDEDPSRTGFAHLFEHLMFGGSRHIPSYDEPLQKVGGENNAFTSPDITNYYITLPAANLETAFWLESDRMLGLSFDPQVLDVQQKVVIEEFKQRYLNQPYGDVWLKLRPLAYQQHPYRWATIGKDISHIEHATLDDVKAFFFKYYLPNNAILVVAGNVTVEQIKQLCKKWFEPIPAGEQYIRQLPSEPIQTEARKLETSAKVPLNGLYKAYHMPGRFDLDFYRTDLLSDMLGRSKSSRLYQKLLRDNPLFSNVGAYLTSSIDPGLLVVQGTLNAGISLEEADAAVEAVIQEFVEQTVPEDELAKVKNQAEATLAFAEVELLNRAMNLAFAANSGNPDLVNEEAAHIQAVTADDVQSIAGKVLQKENCSTLYYRAA